The following DNA comes from Nicotiana sylvestris chromosome 10, ASM39365v2, whole genome shotgun sequence.
CAAATTCAtttttaagatattcaattgccttttggagctcttctagagttccaacaagatgtatgtcatcaacataaattgCAATTatacaaattctgatgccattttctttatacaaatacatggacaaataacatcatttatgtaaccttctttcagcaaatgttcactaaggcgattataccacatgcgcccagattgctttaaaccgtacaaagatctttgtaatctgattgaatacatttcctgagattttgaatTTGTTTCAGgcattttcatataaatttcattattaAGTGAACCGTATAGATAAGCTATAACTATATCAATTAGAtatatttcaagcttttcatgtagtgctaaattgatgagatatcgaaatgttatggcatccataacaggtgaatatggttcatcaaaatcgactccaggtcattgtgagaatccttgtgcaacaaggcgagctttctatctttcaacttcatttttatcattcctttttctcacaaaaacccatttatgaccaactggctTTATACCAGTaagtgtttggactactggtccaaagacctctcttttagcaagtgacttcaattccgatcgaattgcctcttgccattttggccgaTCAGAtatttgtcgacattcttcgacagatcgggattcaagatcctcactatcttccATAATATTTAGtacaacattatatgcaaaaatattatccaccactatttcagatcgatttaaattaatcccatcaccagtagaacttattaaaagttcctcactcacttGAGTctcgggttcattgatttcttcaggaatctcagaactaatcagatctttggtctcttcaggagatcccttcatagtatcgttttgatcatttgccgattttctttttctaggatttcgatccttagaaccaaaaggcctaccacgcttcaggcgtgctttggattcactagctctcatgctaaTAGATGGTCCGggtgggacatcaattcggatatgcacattctctgcagggatatgtaacttagttatccttttcaaatcagtaaatgcgtctggtatttgatttgctatattctgtaaatggatgatcttctggacctcctgattataTATAGGGGTACGTGGATCAAAATGAGATAATGATGAAAATtttcacacaatttctcttttaatttcctttttctctccccctaattgcgGGAAATTTATTGCATCAAATCGGCAATCTGCAAATTGAGCAGTAAATAAATatcctgtcaatggttcaagatagcgaataatagagggtgattcaaacccaatatATATTCATATCCTTCTCTATGGTCCCAtcttactgtcacgacccaaaccgaagggccgcgacgggcacccggtgccttactcaaccgagtaccaacgtaacatatctttcttatcat
Coding sequences within:
- the LOC138879066 gene encoding uncharacterized protein translates to MKGSPEETKDLISSEIPEEINEPETQVSEELLISSTGDGINLNRSEIVVDNIFAYNVVLNIMEDSEDLESRSVEECRQISDRPKWQEAIRSELKSLAKREVFGPVVQTLTGIKPVGHKWVFVRKRNDKNEVER